A single window of Pseudoduganella plicata DNA harbors:
- a CDS encoding HAD-IA family hydrolase: MNDVRPPGRVAAPDYDLWIFDFDGTLADSFPFFLDVFDILADTHNFRRLDRDDIDMLRAFDLPQLLRHLDLPRWKLVPVALQFRALMAQHIARIGLFDGMREVLHDLALRGVRLAIVSSNSEANVRAVLGDDARLFSHVECGAALFGKRRRLRRVVQVSGVPHARVLCVGDEVRDIAAAHAEGLDFGAVCWGYNRPEVLQALAPRLMFRSVAELAANVAR; this comes from the coding sequence ATGAACGATGTTCGTCCGCCTGGGCGTGTCGCCGCGCCCGACTACGACCTGTGGATTTTCGATTTCGACGGCACGCTGGCCGACAGCTTTCCGTTCTTCCTCGACGTCTTCGACATCCTGGCGGACACCCACAATTTCCGTCGCCTCGACCGCGACGACATCGACATGCTGCGAGCGTTCGACCTGCCGCAGCTGTTGCGGCATCTCGACCTGCCACGCTGGAAGCTGGTGCCGGTGGCGCTGCAGTTCCGCGCCCTGATGGCGCAGCACATCGCCCGAATCGGCCTGTTCGACGGCATGCGCGAAGTGCTGCACGACCTCGCGCTGCGGGGCGTGCGGCTGGCGATCGTTTCTTCCAACTCCGAAGCGAACGTGCGGGCGGTGCTGGGCGACGATGCGCGCCTGTTCTCGCACGTCGAATGCGGCGCCGCGCTGTTCGGCAAGCGCCGCCGGCTGCGTCGGGTGGTGCAGGTCAGCGGCGTGCCGCACGCGCGGGTGTTGTGCGTGGGCGACGAAGTGCGCGACATCGCGGCCGCCCACGCCGAGGGCCTCGACTTCGGCGCCGTCTGCTGGGGCTACAACAGGCCCGAGGTGCTGCAGGCGCTGGCGCCCAGGCTGATGTTCCGCAGCGTCGCGGAGCTGGCCGCCAACGTCGCGCGCTGA
- a CDS encoding NADH:flavin oxidoreductase/NADH oxidase — protein MSQLFSPYALGPLELKNRIAIAPMCQYSAVEGLATEWHMIHLGSLALSGAALLIVEATAVSPEARISPADLGLWSDGHQAALAPVIDAIRRHSPIRLAVQLGHAGRKASSAVPWEGGANIAPGDVGWQTVAPSAVPHAAGETVPLALDDAGLRKVKDDFVAAARRVHALGIEGIELHAAHGYLLHQFLSPLSNQRTDRYGGSLENRMRFPLEVFDAVRAAVPATVAVGVRISASDWVDGGWDVEQSIAFANELKARGTDFMHVSSGGLSPLQMIPVGPGYQIQFAAQIKAATGLPTIGVGLITEPEHAEAIILQGQADMVALARGILYDPRWPWHAAAKLGAQVDAPPQYWRSQPHQFKALFGSTRLGQR, from the coding sequence ATGAGCCAGTTGTTTTCGCCCTACGCGTTGGGCCCGCTTGAACTGAAAAACCGTATCGCCATCGCACCGATGTGCCAGTACTCCGCCGTGGAGGGGCTCGCGACCGAATGGCACATGATCCACCTGGGCAGTCTGGCGCTGTCCGGCGCGGCACTGCTGATCGTCGAGGCCACGGCGGTCTCCCCGGAGGCGCGCATCTCGCCTGCGGACCTGGGCCTGTGGTCGGACGGCCACCAGGCCGCGCTGGCGCCGGTCATCGATGCCATCCGCCGGCATTCGCCGATCAGGCTGGCAGTGCAGCTGGGCCACGCGGGCCGCAAGGCCTCGTCGGCCGTGCCGTGGGAAGGCGGCGCCAATATCGCGCCGGGCGACGTCGGCTGGCAGACGGTTGCACCATCGGCCGTGCCCCATGCCGCTGGCGAAACGGTGCCGCTGGCGCTGGACGACGCCGGCCTGCGCAAGGTGAAGGACGATTTCGTTGCCGCCGCCCGCCGCGTCCATGCGCTGGGCATCGAAGGCATCGAACTGCACGCGGCGCACGGCTACCTGCTGCACCAGTTCCTGTCGCCGCTGTCGAACCAGCGCACCGACCGCTATGGCGGCTCGCTGGAAAACCGCATGCGCTTCCCGCTCGAGGTGTTCGACGCCGTGCGCGCGGCCGTGCCGGCAACGGTGGCGGTGGGCGTGCGCATCTCCGCCAGCGACTGGGTGGATGGCGGCTGGGACGTCGAACAGAGCATTGCCTTCGCCAACGAACTGAAAGCGCGCGGCACGGATTTCATGCACGTCTCCAGCGGCGGCTTGTCGCCATTGCAGATGATTCCGGTCGGTCCGGGCTATCAGATCCAGTTCGCCGCGCAGATCAAGGCGGCGACGGGATTGCCGACGATCGGCGTGGGCCTCATCACCGAACCGGAACACGCCGAAGCCATCATCCTGCAGGGTCAGGCGGACATGGTGGCGCTGGCGCGCGGCATCCTGTACGACCCGCGCTGGCCGTGGCACGCGGCGGCGAAGCTGGGCGCGCAGGTGGACGCGCCGCCGCAATACTGGCGCTCGCAGCCGCACCAGTTCAAGGCGCTGTTCGGCAGCACGCGGCTGGGTCAGCGCTGA
- a CDS encoding succinylglutamate desuccinylase, giving the protein MDATLPAPVRALAQADFSAVARSFGDAGFTVAEPADGILTIRRPGSVRPAVVLSVGVHGDETGPIELTAYLLDALAREPDKLAVDLMVCVGNIGAIRAGKRFIDADLNRMFRVERGALAGTAEAARADVMIAATVAFFADAGPQRWHLDLHTAIRPSVYPTFAIVADLIEPGAKRALVSWMGEAGIGAIVMNPESVGTYSFYSAEHHGAAGTTVELGRIGTLGQNDLTQFAQASRALDRLLRGEPAPADVAMPRVYKVARNIIKLSDGFTMAFGKDTQNFTSLRRGDEIARDGDTVYTVQHDEELVVFPNPDVRIGLRAGLMVTRAD; this is encoded by the coding sequence ATGGATGCAACGCTGCCGGCGCCCGTGCGGGCGCTGGCGCAGGCCGATTTCTCCGCCGTCGCCAGGAGCTTCGGTGACGCCGGCTTCACGGTGGCCGAACCGGCGGACGGGATCCTGACGATCCGCCGGCCCGGCAGCGTGCGGCCGGCGGTCGTGCTGTCGGTGGGCGTGCACGGCGACGAAACGGGACCGATCGAACTGACGGCCTATCTGCTCGATGCGCTGGCGCGCGAACCGGACAAGCTGGCGGTGGACCTGATGGTCTGCGTCGGCAATATCGGTGCGATCCGCGCGGGCAAGCGCTTTATCGACGCGGACCTGAACCGCATGTTCCGCGTCGAACGGGGCGCGCTGGCCGGTACCGCGGAAGCGGCGCGGGCCGACGTGATGATCGCCGCAACGGTGGCATTCTTCGCCGACGCGGGACCGCAGCGCTGGCACCTCGACCTGCATACGGCAATCCGGCCGTCGGTCTACCCGACCTTCGCCATCGTCGCCGACCTGATCGAACCGGGTGCCAAGCGCGCACTCGTTTCCTGGATGGGCGAGGCGGGCATCGGCGCCATCGTCATGAACCCGGAATCGGTCGGGACGTACAGTTTCTACAGCGCCGAGCATCACGGCGCCGCCGGCACGACGGTGGAACTGGGCCGCATCGGCACGCTGGGGCAGAACGACCTGACGCAATTCGCCCAGGCGTCGCGCGCGCTGGACCGGCTGCTGCGTGGCGAACCCGCGCCGGCGGACGTCGCCATGCCGCGCGTGTACAAGGTCGCACGCAACATCATCAAGCTGTCCGACGGGTTCACGATGGCGTTCGGCAAGGACACGCAGAACTTCACGTCACTCAGACGCGGCGACGAGATCGCCCGCGATGGCGATACCGTCTACACCGTGCAGCATGACGAGGAGCTGGTCGTATTCCCGAATCCGGATGTGCGGATCGGTTTGCGCGCCGGGCTGATGGTGACGCGGGCGGACTGA
- a CDS encoding NAD-glutamate dehydrogenase domain-containing protein, producing MTKMPQDLRKETLDLVNAGKPAEGSQEGGQARALIAAWLKSLDDEDLADTSPDSLAPVLVEGFTQAARRTAPGPQIATLRYADGHGGMATALLILNDDMPYLVDSIVMALRKQKVVANGVLNAVLPVTRDVGGIVTAVGESGSKLESYVLCLLSEELDAAPLQQLVASIEMVARDAAVVKRDLAAMKDRFTAVATAAAVHGEEGAEAAAFLQWARDEGFEVHGYAYYHVKPGVNELERDIPSRIGVLRDTGHPVYGTCLANIPGDLETLAKRAHILSIVKADVGGTLHRDQQLDFIGVRATDANGNLLGEHCFIGLFTRAAMLTPLARLPFARGRIAQVLKIANLRQEGFRAEKFIEILESLPRTEALEADPQWLVEVCGSVVSLYKQPRTKVFARRDVYARHLNVLIYLPRERYSASVANALSRALQESSGATHVSSQTLVADGPLARLYLIAHAARNPLDLESDIQRPLLSILDGWHNSFSELADAVPDEPLRNDMRRLCATLPVDYVAGTSPAVAFHDIDTILRNGHDGRVKVRLELATEADPLTTIRIYSVDKVPTLSSIMPALHNAGVLIDRERSHSIRTGDGKRHYVTSLTVDSASAEKLARDGVAHVAEDLFSALFNDEVEDGRLNGLVVEGGLHKHQIQLVRAYMSYWRQTGTQFSVRYIAESLRRQPSMVKQIVDAFEQRFDPKLDDGQHESARDALTGLKGRLAAVNHADTEVILAALIDLMLATVRTSYFQAGQGDKIIFKIDTSNLALVPEPRPYREIYVFSRRFEGVHLRGGPVARGGLRWSDRMEDYRTEVLGLVKAQMVKNAVIVPAGAKGGFVCKQMPTGAPREVVAAEGEAVYRLFISSLLEVTDNRVLGKIVPPADTVRYDNDDPYLVVAADKGTATFSDIANSIAVKRGFWLGDAFASGGSNGYDHKKLGITAKGAFEAVKRHFYEMGHDMNTTPFTVVGVGDMSGDVFGNGVLLSRQIKLLAAFDHRHIFLDPNPDTAASFAERQRMFALPRSSWEDYNKALISQGGGVFPRSARTIELSPEIRAALDIAETALSPEELMHRILLAPVDLFYNGGIGTYIKASTETHAQVKDRANDHIRVNGNELRCKVVAEGGNLGATQAGRIEFALTGGRIFTDAIDNSAGVDCSDHEVNAKIWLDVEVNAGQLTEEERNRVLNDMTGDIERLVLRDNTQQTRLLVREHQAQTEGWVQDGYAALIASLEEEGALSRELEQLPTVAELARRKVDNRGLTTPELAVVIANVKNRYKRTLSVLPLTEESWAEAVLKPYFPDLLVATRPALAHPLANAILATVLANEVVNRCGPLMLRRLAADHGVPETDVILAWGQAWSALNLAPVFDTLDADALNVPRDVSMKVDARTRGMLRAAMEGVLSVPKVQLHDAAGMAELKRVFSEPAMLSKLMPSDAKWEAEGQPALRTEFVQAWKTVDAIENVAAFLFAALSVRRPAGMDLPGFIHVGMALRSRAGIDMLEHGLKLPAVSRSQEQLRSYAQQALGRAQQRLLSQVLAQGGSERAVESVVSALRLPAFTAPTDLEQAMLDVWTLSEAANGTQARAA from the coding sequence ATGACCAAAATGCCACAAGACCTGCGTAAAGAGACGCTGGATCTCGTCAATGCCGGCAAGCCGGCCGAAGGTAGCCAGGAGGGGGGCCAGGCGCGCGCGCTGATCGCCGCCTGGCTCAAGTCCCTGGACGATGAAGACCTGGCGGATACGTCGCCCGACAGTCTCGCGCCGGTGCTTGTGGAAGGCTTCACGCAGGCCGCGCGGCGCACCGCGCCCGGCCCGCAGATCGCTACCCTGCGTTACGCCGACGGTCACGGCGGCATGGCCACCGCGCTGCTGATCCTGAACGACGACATGCCGTACCTGGTCGACTCCATCGTCATGGCGCTGCGCAAGCAGAAAGTCGTCGCCAATGGCGTCCTCAATGCCGTGCTGCCGGTCACGCGCGATGTCGGCGGCATCGTCACCGCCGTTGGCGAAAGCGGCAGCAAGCTCGAATCGTACGTTCTGTGCCTGCTGTCGGAAGAGCTGGACGCGGCGCCGCTGCAGCAACTGGTGGCCAGCATCGAAATGGTGGCGCGCGACGCCGCCGTCGTGAAACGCGACCTGGCTGCCATGAAGGACCGCTTCACCGCCGTCGCCACGGCTGCCGCCGTCCATGGCGAAGAGGGCGCCGAAGCGGCCGCCTTCCTGCAATGGGCGCGCGACGAAGGTTTCGAAGTGCATGGCTATGCCTATTACCACGTCAAGCCGGGCGTGAACGAGCTGGAGCGCGATATTCCGAGCCGCATCGGCGTGCTGCGCGATACCGGCCACCCGGTCTACGGTACCTGCCTGGCCAATATCCCGGGCGACCTGGAAACGCTGGCCAAGCGCGCGCACATCCTGTCCATCGTCAAGGCCGACGTGGGCGGCACGCTGCACCGCGACCAGCAGCTCGACTTCATCGGCGTGCGTGCCACCGACGCCAACGGCAACCTGCTGGGCGAGCACTGCTTCATCGGCCTGTTTACCCGCGCGGCGATGCTGACGCCACTGGCGCGCCTGCCGTTCGCGCGCGGCCGCATCGCGCAAGTGCTGAAGATCGCCAATCTGCGCCAGGAAGGCTTCCGCGCCGAGAAATTCATCGAGATCCTGGAATCGCTGCCGCGCACCGAGGCGCTGGAGGCGGACCCGCAATGGCTGGTCGAAGTGTGCGGTTCCGTCGTCTCGCTGTACAAACAGCCGCGCACCAAGGTGTTCGCGCGTCGCGACGTGTATGCGCGCCACCTGAACGTGCTGATCTATCTGCCGCGCGAGCGTTACAGCGCCAGCGTGGCCAATGCGCTGTCGCGCGCGCTGCAGGAAAGCTCGGGCGCCACGCACGTCAGTTCGCAGACGCTGGTGGCCGACGGCCCGCTGGCCCGCCTGTACCTGATCGCCCACGCGGCGCGCAATCCGCTCGACCTGGAAAGCGACATCCAGCGTCCGCTGCTGTCGATCCTGGACGGCTGGCACAACAGCTTCTCCGAACTGGCCGACGCGGTGCCGGACGAACCGCTGCGCAACGACATGCGCCGCCTGTGCGCCACGCTGCCCGTCGATTACGTGGCCGGCACGTCGCCCGCCGTGGCCTTCCACGATATCGATACGATTCTTCGCAACGGCCATGACGGCCGCGTCAAGGTGCGCCTGGAACTGGCGACCGAGGCGGACCCGCTGACGACGATCCGGATCTATTCGGTCGACAAGGTACCGACGCTGTCGTCGATCATGCCGGCGCTGCACAACGCCGGCGTGCTGATCGACCGCGAACGCTCGCATTCGATCCGCACCGGCGACGGCAAACGCCATTACGTGACGAGCCTGACGGTGGACTCGGCCAGTGCCGAGAAGCTGGCCAGGGATGGCGTGGCCCACGTGGCCGAAGACCTGTTCAGCGCCCTGTTCAACGACGAAGTCGAGGATGGCCGCCTGAATGGTCTCGTCGTCGAGGGCGGCCTGCACAAGCACCAGATCCAGCTGGTACGCGCGTACATGAGCTACTGGCGCCAGACCGGCACGCAGTTCTCCGTGCGCTACATCGCCGAAAGCCTGCGCCGCCAGCCGTCCATGGTGAAACAGATCGTCGACGCGTTCGAGCAGCGCTTCGATCCGAAGCTGGACGACGGCCAGCACGAGTCGGCGCGCGACGCGCTGACGGGCCTGAAGGGCCGCCTGGCCGCCGTCAACCACGCCGACACCGAAGTGATCCTGGCCGCGCTGATCGACCTGATGCTGGCGACGGTGCGCACCAGCTACTTCCAGGCCGGCCAAGGTGACAAGATCATCTTCAAGATCGACACGAGCAACCTGGCGCTGGTGCCGGAGCCGCGTCCATACCGCGAAATCTACGTGTTCTCGCGCCGCTTCGAAGGCGTGCACCTGCGCGGCGGTCCGGTTGCCCGCGGCGGCCTGCGCTGGTCCGACCGGATGGAAGACTACCGCACCGAGGTGCTGGGCCTCGTCAAGGCGCAGATGGTGAAGAATGCCGTCATCGTGCCGGCCGGCGCCAAAGGCGGCTTCGTCTGCAAGCAGATGCCCACCGGCGCGCCGCGTGAGGTCGTGGCGGCCGAAGGCGAAGCGGTTTACCGCCTGTTCATCTCCAGCCTGCTGGAAGTGACGGACAACCGTGTGCTGGGCAAGATCGTGCCGCCCGCCGACACGGTCCGTTACGACAACGACGACCCGTACCTGGTGGTTGCCGCCGACAAGGGCACGGCGACGTTCTCCGACATCGCCAACAGCATCGCCGTCAAGCGCGGCTTCTGGCTGGGCGACGCGTTCGCCTCGGGCGGCTCGAACGGCTACGACCACAAGAAGCTGGGCATCACGGCGAAGGGCGCATTCGAAGCGGTCAAGCGCCACTTCTACGAAATGGGCCACGACATGAACACGACGCCGTTCACCGTCGTCGGCGTGGGCGACATGTCGGGCGACGTGTTCGGCAATGGCGTGCTGCTCTCCAGGCAGATCAAGCTGCTGGCGGCGTTCGATCACCGTCACATCTTCCTCGACCCGAATCCGGACACCGCCGCATCGTTCGCCGAACGCCAGCGCATGTTCGCGCTGCCACGCTCGTCGTGGGAGGACTACAACAAAGCGCTGATCTCGCAGGGCGGCGGCGTGTTCCCCCGTTCGGCCCGCACCATCGAGCTGTCGCCGGAAATCCGCGCGGCGCTGGACATCGCCGAGACGGCATTGAGCCCGGAAGAGCTGATGCACCGCATCCTGCTGGCGCCAGTTGATCTGTTCTACAACGGCGGTATCGGCACCTACATCAAGGCGTCCACCGAAACGCATGCGCAAGTGAAGGACCGCGCCAACGACCATATCCGCGTGAACGGCAATGAGCTGCGCTGCAAGGTCGTCGCCGAGGGCGGCAACCTGGGCGCCACGCAGGCCGGGCGCATCGAGTTCGCCCTGACGGGTGGGCGCATCTTCACCGATGCGATCGACAACTCGGCCGGCGTGGACTGCTCCGACCACGAAGTGAACGCTAAGATCTGGCTGGACGTGGAAGTGAACGCCGGCCAGCTGACGGAAGAAGAACGCAACCGCGTGCTGAACGACATGACGGGCGATATCGAACGCCTGGTCCTGCGCGACAACACGCAGCAGACGCGCCTGCTGGTGCGCGAGCACCAGGCCCAGACCGAAGGCTGGGTGCAGGACGGCTATGCCGCGCTGATCGCCAGCCTGGAAGAAGAGGGGGCGTTGTCACGCGAACTGGAACAGTTGCCGACGGTGGCCGAACTGGCGCGCCGCAAGGTCGACAACCGCGGCCTGACGACGCCGGAACTGGCCGTCGTCATCGCCAACGTCAAGAACCGCTACAAGCGCACCTTGTCGGTGCTGCCGCTGACGGAGGAAAGCTGGGCCGAGGCGGTGCTGAAGCCGTACTTCCCGGATCTGCTGGTGGCCACGCGCCCGGCGCTGGCGCACCCGCTGGCCAACGCGATCCTGGCGACGGTGCTGGCCAATGAAGTGGTCAACCGTTGCGGCCCGCTGATGCTGCGCCGCCTGGCGGCCGATCATGGCGTGCCGGAGACGGACGTGATCCTGGCGTGGGGTCAGGCATGGTCCGCGCTGAACCTGGCGCCGGTGTTCGACACGCTCGACGCGGATGCGCTGAACGTGCCGCGCGACGTATCGATGAAGGTCGATGCGCGCACCCGCGGCATGCTGCGCGCGGCGATGGAAGGCGTGCTGTCGGTACCGAAGGTGCAGTTGCACGATGCCGCTGGCATGGCCGAACTGAAACGCGTGTTCAGCGAGCCCGCAATGCTGTCGAAGCTGATGCCGAGCGACGCGAAGTGGGAAGCCGAAGGCCAGCCGGCCCTGCGTACCGAGTTCGTACAGGCATGGAAAACGGTCGATGCCATCGAAAACGTGGCGGCGTTCCTGTTCGCGGCGTTGTCGGTGCGGCGCCCGGCCGGCATGGACCTGCCAGGCTTCATCCATGTCGGCATGGCGCTGCGCAGCCGCGCCGGTATCGACATGCTGGAGCATGGCCTGAAACTGCCGGCAGTGAGCCGCTCGCAGGAGCAGCTGCGCAGCTACGCGCAGCAGGCGCTGGGCCGCGCGCAGCAACGCCTGCTGTCGCAGGTGCTGGCGCAGGGCGGCAGCGAGCGGGCTGTCGAATCGGTGGTCAGCGCGTTGCGGCTGCCGGCGTTCACGGCGCCGACCGACCTGGAACAGGCGATGCTCGACGTGTGGACGTTGTCGGAAGCGGCCAACGGCACGCAGGCCAGGGCTGCCTGA
- the astB gene encoding N-succinylarginine dihydrolase yields MNTAREFNFDGLVGPSHNYAGLSFGNVASFSNVKSASNPKQAALQGLAKMRALAARGFAQAVLPPQDRPNFRLLRSLGFTGSDADVLARAFKESPVILACAYSASPMWTANAATVSPSRDTSDGRVHFTPANLNNKLHRALEHVQTSRALKAIFADEKHFAVHDTLPSTPAFGDEGAANHTRLCAQHGLDAVEMFVYGRVEFDPNAPAPKRYPARQTLEASQAVARLHGLAEARTVYIQQNPEVIDQGVFHNDVIAVGNANVLFYHEQAFADEQGALFGLRQAMAGVDAELHAIRVETGMVSVQDAVHSYLFNSQLLSKPDGRMALVIPQECQENAAVGRYLEGLVASGGPVDELIHFDLRQSMRNGGGPACLRLRVALTDEEARAMHQGVIMTEALYHTLVAWVERHYRDKLEPQDLADPALAVEVHTALDELARILGMPGLYDL; encoded by the coding sequence ATGAACACTGCACGCGAATTCAACTTCGACGGCCTGGTCGGGCCGTCGCACAACTACGCCGGGCTGTCGTTCGGGAACGTGGCCTCGTTCAGCAACGTCAAGAGCGCATCGAATCCGAAGCAGGCCGCATTGCAGGGCCTGGCCAAGATGCGCGCGCTTGCCGCCCGCGGCTTCGCGCAAGCCGTGCTGCCGCCGCAGGACCGCCCCAACTTCCGCCTGCTGCGCAGCCTGGGTTTTACGGGCAGCGATGCGGATGTGCTGGCGCGCGCCTTCAAGGAATCGCCGGTGATCCTGGCGTGCGCGTATTCCGCTTCGCCGATGTGGACGGCCAACGCGGCCACTGTCAGCCCGTCGCGCGACACCTCGGATGGCCGGGTGCACTTCACGCCGGCAAACCTGAACAACAAGCTGCATCGGGCGCTGGAACACGTGCAGACTTCGCGCGCACTGAAAGCCATCTTCGCGGACGAAAAACACTTCGCCGTGCACGACACGCTGCCATCCACGCCGGCGTTTGGCGACGAAGGTGCAGCCAATCACACGCGCCTGTGCGCGCAGCACGGCCTTGATGCGGTCGAGATGTTCGTTTATGGCCGCGTCGAATTCGACCCGAACGCGCCGGCGCCGAAGCGCTACCCGGCACGCCAGACGCTGGAAGCGTCGCAAGCGGTCGCGCGCCTGCACGGCCTGGCCGAGGCGCGCACCGTCTACATCCAGCAGAACCCCGAGGTCATCGACCAGGGCGTGTTCCACAACGACGTCATTGCCGTCGGCAACGCCAACGTGTTGTTCTACCACGAACAGGCTTTCGCGGACGAGCAGGGCGCGCTGTTCGGGCTGCGCCAGGCAATGGCCGGCGTGGATGCGGAACTTCACGCCATCCGCGTCGAGACGGGCATGGTGTCGGTGCAGGACGCGGTCCACAGCTACCTGTTCAACAGCCAGCTGCTGTCCAAACCGGATGGGCGCATGGCGCTGGTGATTCCGCAGGAGTGCCAGGAAAATGCGGCCGTGGGGCGCTACCTCGAAGGTCTGGTGGCCAGCGGCGGGCCGGTCGATGAACTGATCCACTTCGACCTGCGCCAGAGCATGCGCAACGGCGGCGGGCCTGCCTGCCTGCGCCTTCGCGTGGCACTGACGGACGAGGAAGCGCGCGCCATGCACCAGGGCGTGATCATGACGGAAGCGCTGTACCACACGCTAGTGGCGTGGGTCGAGAGGCACTACCGCGACAAGCTTGAACCGCAGGACCTGGCCGACCCGGCGCTGGCCGTTGAAGTGCACACCGCACTGGACGAACTGGCGCGCATTCTCGGCATGCCGGGGCTGTATGATCTGTAG
- the astD gene encoding succinylglutamate-semialdehyde dehydrogenase, whose protein sequence is MSEQALSNFINGRWKAGSGIELVTVNPATGEQTWASREATTADVAEACAAARAAFEAWALRPLEERIAIVTKFRDLLKENNEQLAALIAEEVGKPMWEARTEVTTMANKVDISVQSYNTRTGEVHNKVPDGEAVLRHRPHGVFGVFGPYNFPGHLPNGHIVPALIAGNTVVFKPSEYAPRTAIKTVQLWEQAGAPAGVINLVNGGRETGVALGQNQDIDGVLFTGSSQTGAALHRQFGGQPGKLLALEMGGNNPLVVWDVKDIDAAVFMAIQSAFISAGQRCTCARRLVVQEGAQGDAFVRRLVDVASKIQVGESHAEPQPFMGPVVSSAVAERLVQAQQDLVAKGGKLLLEMKQLQPGTGFVSAGIVDVTNAQGIPDEEWFGPLLQIYRTIDFDQAVRIANSTEFGLAAGLLSNDETLWKKFQLRARAGIVNWNRPTTGAASSAPFGGVGKSGNHRPSAYYAADYCAYPVASIENSALEMPAKLSPGLTF, encoded by the coding sequence ATGTCTGAACAAGCCCTGAGCAATTTCATCAACGGCCGGTGGAAAGCCGGCAGCGGCATCGAGCTGGTCACCGTCAACCCGGCAACGGGGGAGCAGACGTGGGCCAGCCGCGAAGCGACGACAGCCGACGTGGCCGAAGCCTGCGCCGCCGCGCGCGCCGCGTTCGAGGCGTGGGCGCTGCGCCCACTGGAAGAGCGCATCGCCATCGTCACGAAATTCCGCGACCTGCTGAAGGAAAACAACGAGCAGCTTGCGGCATTGATCGCCGAGGAAGTGGGCAAGCCGATGTGGGAAGCCCGCACCGAAGTGACGACGATGGCCAACAAGGTGGACATCTCCGTTCAGTCGTACAACACGCGAACGGGCGAAGTGCACAACAAGGTGCCGGACGGCGAAGCCGTGCTGCGTCATCGGCCGCATGGGGTATTCGGCGTGTTCGGTCCGTACAACTTCCCCGGCCACCTGCCGAACGGCCATATCGTGCCGGCGCTGATCGCCGGGAATACGGTGGTCTTCAAGCCGAGCGAATACGCGCCGCGCACGGCCATCAAGACGGTGCAGCTGTGGGAGCAGGCGGGTGCGCCGGCCGGCGTCATCAACCTCGTCAACGGCGGCCGCGAAACGGGCGTCGCGCTGGGCCAGAACCAGGACATCGACGGCGTGCTGTTCACCGGCAGCAGCCAGACCGGCGCCGCGCTGCACCGTCAGTTCGGCGGTCAGCCGGGTAAATTGCTGGCGCTGGAAATGGGCGGCAACAACCCGCTCGTGGTCTGGGACGTCAAGGACATCGACGCGGCCGTGTTCATGGCCATCCAGTCGGCCTTCATCTCCGCCGGCCAGCGCTGCACCTGCGCGCGCCGCCTCGTCGTGCAGGAGGGCGCGCAGGGCGACGCATTCGTCCGGCGCCTGGTGGACGTTGCGTCGAAGATCCAGGTTGGCGAATCGCATGCGGAGCCACAGCCGTTCATGGGCCCTGTCGTATCAAGCGCCGTGGCCGAGCGGCTGGTGCAGGCGCAGCAGGACCTCGTCGCCAAGGGCGGCAAGCTGCTGCTGGAAATGAAGCAGCTGCAGCCGGGTACGGGCTTCGTTTCGGCCGGCATCGTCGACGTGACAAATGCGCAGGGCATCCCGGACGAGGAATGGTTCGGCCCCCTGCTGCAGATCTACCGCACGATTGACTTCGACCAGGCTGTACGCATCGCCAACAGCACGGAGTTCGGCCTTGCGGCTGGACTGCTGTCGAACGACGAGACGCTGTGGAAGAAATTCCAGCTGCGTGCGCGCGCCGGCATCGTCAACTGGAACCGTCCCACGACCGGTGCCGCCAGCTCGGCGCCGTTCGGCGGCGTCGGCAAGTCCGGCAACCACCGCCCCAGCGCATACTACGCGGCGGACTACTGCGCCTACCCGGTCGCTTCGATCGAGAACAGCGCCCTTGAAATGCCGGCCAAGCTGTCGCCCGGCCTGACTTTCTGA